Below is a genomic region from Streptomyces roseoviridis.
CCGGCGCCTGCGGCAAGGGCGACCCGGGCTCCGCCGGCGGCTGCTCACTCGTACTCATGACACAGACCCTACGGCCCGCCACCGACAGCGAGCGGAATACCATCGACGCAGGACCCCGTCGCACTGCATGATCGAACCGTGACCGAGTGCGCGGACCGAGCAGCTCGGCGACGAAAGGAACCCGTGAACCAGGACGAGTCCAAGCCGCAGCGGACCGAGGAGCCGGGCGGCGGCATCCTCATGGGACGGCCCTTCGGCGTGCCCGTCTACGTCGCACCCAGCTGGTTCCTCGTCGCCGCCCTCATCACCTGGGTCTTCGGCGACCAGATCGAACGCGTCCTGCCCGAGCTCGGCGCCGCCCGCTACCTCGTCTCGCTCTTCTTCGCGATCGCCTTCTACGCCTCCGTGCTCGTCCACGAGCTGGCCCACACCCTCGCCGCGCTCCGCTTCGAGCTCCCCGTGCGCCGCATCCAGCTCCAGTTCTTCGGCGGCGTCTCCGAGATCGACAAGGAGACCGAGACCCCCGGCCGCGAGTTCGTCCTCGCCTTCGTCGGCCCCCTGCTGTCCCTGGTCCTCGCCGGGATCTTCTACCTCACCCTGTACGCCGTCGAGCCCGGCACCGTCCCCGGCGTCCTCCTCGGCGGCCTGATGATCTCCAACCTCATCGTGGCGATCTTCAACCTGCTGCCCGGCCTGCCCCTCGACGGCGGACGCATGCTCCGCGCCGTCGTCTGGAAGATCACCGGCAACCCCATGACCGGCACCGTCGCCGCCGCCTGGGTCGGCCGCGCGCTCGCCGTCGCCGTCCTCATCGGACTCCCGCTGCTCACCCGCACCGGACTCCTCGGCAACTCCACCGACGACATCGACGGCTTCACCACCGTCACCGACGCCCTGCTCGCCGCCATCCTCGCCGCCATCATCTGGACCGGCGCCGGCAACAGCCTCCGCATGGCCCGGCTGCGCGAGCACCTCCCCGAGCTCCGCGCCCGCACCCTCACCCGCCGCGCCATCCCGGTCGAGTCCGTCACCCCGCTGTCCGAGGCCCTGCGCCGCGCCAACGAGGCGGGCGCCCGCGCCCTCGTCGTCGTCGACGGCCACGGCGTGCCCACGGGCATCGTCCGCGAGACGGCCATCGCCCACGTCCCCCAGCACCGCCGCCCCTGGGTCGCCGTCAGCGCCCTCAGCCAGGACCTCGTCGACGGCATGAGGGTCCCCGCCGACCTCACCGGCCAGCCCCTCCTGGACCACCTGCGGGCCAGCCCCGCCACCGAGTACCTGGTCGTCGAGGACACCGGCGAGATCTACGGCGTCCTGTCCACCGCCGACGTGGAACGGGCCTTCGTGAAGGCCATGGCGCGCCCCTCCTCCTGACACCGGCGCACGCCTCGTCGGCCGGAGGGCCGGGAAGCGCTTGATAGGGTGCTCACATGTCCGAACCGACCGGTGCCGCCCGCCGTCGCGGGCCCTTCAAGGTCGGGGACCAGGTCCAG
It encodes:
- a CDS encoding site-2 protease family protein — protein: MNQDESKPQRTEEPGGGILMGRPFGVPVYVAPSWFLVAALITWVFGDQIERVLPELGAARYLVSLFFAIAFYASVLVHELAHTLAALRFELPVRRIQLQFFGGVSEIDKETETPGREFVLAFVGPLLSLVLAGIFYLTLYAVEPGTVPGVLLGGLMISNLIVAIFNLLPGLPLDGGRMLRAVVWKITGNPMTGTVAAAWVGRALAVAVLIGLPLLTRTGLLGNSTDDIDGFTTVTDALLAAILAAIIWTGAGNSLRMARLREHLPELRARTLTRRAIPVESVTPLSEALRRANEAGARALVVVDGHGVPTGIVRETAIAHVPQHRRPWVAVSALSQDLVDGMRVPADLTGQPLLDHLRASPATEYLVVEDTGEIYGVLSTADVERAFVKAMARPSS